One Myotis daubentonii chromosome 12, mMyoDau2.1, whole genome shotgun sequence genomic region harbors:
- the OXER1 gene encoding LOW QUALITY PROTEIN: oxoeicosanoid receptor 1 (The sequence of the model RefSeq protein was modified relative to this genomic sequence to represent the inferred CDS: deleted 1 base in 1 codon) gives MEFQNLSAPSPRCRVASSPKMAVFLAPVLGVEFILGLLVNSLALFIFCVHTRPWSSNVVLLVSLVAADFLLIVSLPLRVDYYLYRETWRFGATACKANLFMLSANRSASVVFLTAIALNRYLKVVWPHHALSRASGRAAAGVAAGLWGGILLLNGHLFLVTSPGQSCISYQLGTSSWPGHDWHQALYILEFFLTFALILFAIVSIGLTIRRRGLGGQAGPRRALRMLAAVVAVYTLCFLPSVLFGLASIVAFRLHACRALDLCSQLFHGSLAFTYLNSVLDPVLYCFSSPSFFRQCRALLGLSQGSQDPASDESSSQPPARLQEASRRPPEGKGPRKEQAQGSLEVSLE, from the exons ATGGAATTTCAGAACCTGAGCGCTCCCTCGCCTCGCTGCCGCGTAGCCTCTTCCCCAAAGATGGCCGTGTTCCTGGCACCGGTCCTGGGTGTGGAGTTCATCCTGGGCCTGCTGGTGAACAGCCTGGCCCTCTTCATCTTCTGCGTGCACACGCGGCCCTGGTCCTCCAACGTGGTGCTCTTGGTCAGCCTGGTGGCGGCGGACTTTCTCCTGATCGTCAGCCTGCCCCTGCGCGTGGACTACTACCTCTACCGGGAGACCTGGCGCTTCGGGGCCACGGCCTGCAAGGCCAACCTCTTCATGCTGTCGGCCAACCGCTCGGCCAGCGTCGTCTTCCTCACGGCCATCGCGCTCAACCGCTACCTGAAGGTGGTGTGGCCGCACCACGCGCTGAGCCGGGCCTCGGGGCGCGCAGCCGCCGGGGTGGCCGCGGGGCTCTGGGGGGGCATCCTGTTGCTCAACGGGCACCTgttcctggtcacctctcccgGACAGTCCTGCATCAGCTACCAGCTGGGCACGAGCTCTTGGCCCGGGCACGACTGGCACCAAGCGCTGTACATTTTGGAATTCTTCCTGACATTTGCGCTCATCCTCTTCGCCATCGTGAGCATCGGGCTGACCATCCGGCGCCGGGGCCTGGGCGGGCAGGCGGGCCCGCGGCGGGCCCTGCGCATGCTGGCCGCGGTGGTGGCCGTCTACACCCTCTGCTTCCTGCCCAGCGTCCTCTTTGGCCTGGCGTCCATCGTGGCCTTCCGCCTGCACGCCTGCCGCGCCCTGGACCTCTGCTCGCAGCTCTTCCACGGGTCCCTGGCCTTCACCTACCTCAACAGCGTCCTGGACCCCGTGCTCTACTGcttctccagccccagcttcttccGCCAGTGCCGGGCCCTGCTGGGCCTCAGCCAGGGCTCGCAGGACCCAGCCAGCGATGAGAGCTCCAGCCAGCCCCCCGCTCGCCTCCAGGAGGCCTCCAGAAGGCCTCCAGAAGGTAAAGGC CCGCGGAAGGAGCAGGCGCAGGGCTCCCTGGAGGTCTCGTTGGAGTGA